Proteins from one Xiphophorus hellerii strain 12219 chromosome 8, Xiphophorus_hellerii-4.1, whole genome shotgun sequence genomic window:
- the opn4xa gene encoding opsin 4xa, producing MDLEHGFYRHVDVPDHVHYIVAFFVLVIGAVGVSGNALVMYAFSCNKKLWTPPNFFIMNLAISDFLMAITQSPIFFVNCLNKGWIFGETGCKIYAFCGALFGIASMINLLAISIDRYIVITKPLQSIGWTSARRTCLIIALVWFYSLAWSLAPLLGWSSYIPEGLMTSCTWDYVTSTPANKSYTLMLCCFVFFVPLGIISYCYLCMFLAIRQASRDVEQLGSQVRKSTLIQQQSIRTEWKLAKIAFVVIIVFVLSWSPYACVTLIAWAGYAHMLNPYSKAVPAVIAKASAIYNPFIYGITHSRYRDTLAEKVPCLHFLAHAPKRNCISVLNSKSSIRDSVLSHQSSVSKSQFQRVSSMSTTDTVCSDVELDSMDQSHCAKTDYTPAAAKVKERYSLTKQFMEKECLSQEKAAFPEKTSQKNLSSVYHISLSTE from the exons ATGGATCTAGAACACGGATTCTATCGGCATGTGGACGTCCCGGACCACGTTCACTACATCGTTGCCTTCTTCGTCTTAGTGATCGGAGCAGTGGGAGTTTCTGGGAACGCCTTGGTCATGTATGCTTTTTCTTG caacaagaaacTCTGGACACCTCCCAACTTCTTCATCATGAACCTGGCCATCAGCGACTTCCTGATGGCTATCACACAGTCACCCATCTTTTTTGTTAACTGCCTCAATAAGGGGTGGATTTTTGGGGAAACAG GCTGTAAAATTTATGCCTTCTGCGGGGCTTTATTTGGAATCGCCTCGATGATAAACCTTCTCGCCATCTCTATAGACCGGTACATAGTAATCACCAAGCCTTTGCAGTCCATAGGGTGGACTTCAGCAAGACGTACTTGCCTCATAATTGCCCTTGTGTGGTTTTATTCACTTGCTTGGAGCCTTGCACCACTTTTGGGGTGGA GTTCCTACATCCCCGAGGGCCTGATGACCTCCTGCACATGGGACTATGTGACATCTACTCCAGCCAATAAAAGTTACACTTTGATGTTGTGCTGCTTCGTATTCTTCGTTCCTCTGGGCATCATATCCTACTGTTACTTGTGCATGTTCCTAGCAATTCGTCAAGcaagcag agATGTTGAGCAGTTGGGGTCTCAGGTGAGAAAGTCCACCCTGATCCAACAGCAGTCTATCAGGACTGAGTGGAAGTTGGCAAAGATTGCCTTTGTGGTGATCATAGTGTTCGTACTTTCCTGGTCACCCTATGCGTGTGTCACTCTCATCGCCTGGGCTGG ATATGCACACATGCTCAATCCATACTCCAAAGCTGTCCCTGCGGTTATTGCAAAAGCATCTGCCATCTACAACCCTTTCATCTATGGAATCACTCACTCCAGATACAG GGACACCCTGGCAGAGAAGGTCCCCTGCTTACACTTCCTGGCCCATGCCCCTAAAAGGAACTGCATATCAGTGTTAAACAGTAAGTCCTCCATAAGGGACTCTGTGCTTAGCCATCAGTCATCAGTCTCCAAATCACAGTTTCAGAGAGTTTCCTCCATGTCTACAACAGACACA GTTTGCAGTGACGTGGAGTTGGATTCTATGGATCAGAGTCATTGTGCTAAGACAGATTATACCCCTGCTGCTGCAAAGGTCAAAGAACGTTATTCTTTAACTAAACAGTTCATGGAGAAGGAATGTCTAAGTCAGGAAAAG gCTGCTTTTCCAGAGAAAACGTCACAGAAAAATCTTTCGTCAGTATATCACATCAGTTTATCAACAGAATAG